A stretch of the Aegilops tauschii subsp. strangulata cultivar AL8/78 chromosome 4, Aet v6.0, whole genome shotgun sequence genome encodes the following:
- the LOC109735125 gene encoding RING-H2 finger protein ATL66 has translation MSTAGGPAGTTVSQHGGGGGGCCSSSGTLELVAAFTAVCLALYGVILYLNYLYVRWSGRDGVHRTGSSTAAGPARKRAGGGGLDKAALAAMPVVRFKAEARGDGSEVREECAVCLSAMQDGDAVRALPGCRHAFHVGCVDVWLCARATCPVCRARPALPVPAAKDGSRRAETAGREPVLESPV, from the coding sequence ATGTCGACGGCGGGAGGCCCGGCGGGGACGACGGTGTCGCagcacgggggcggcggcggggggtgCTGCAGCTCCAGCGGGACGCTGGAGCTCGTGGCGGCGTTCACGGCGGTGTGCCTCGCACTCTACGGGGTGATACTGTACCTCAACTACCTATACGTACGGTGGAGCGGGCGGGACGGCGTGCATCGGACGGGATCCAGCACGGCAGCCGGGCCGGCGAGGAAGAGGGCCGGCGGAGGGGGGCTCGACAAGGCGGCGCTGGCAGCCATGCCGGTGGTCAGATTCAAGGCGGAGGCGCGTGGCGACGGCAGCGAGGTAAGGGAGGAGTGCGCGGTGTGCCTGAGCGCCATGCAGGACGGCGACGCGGTGCGCGCCCTGCCCGGGTGCAGGCACGCGTTCCATGTCGGCTGCGTCGACGTCTGGCTGTGCGCGCGCGCCACCTGTCCCGTCTGCCGCGCGCGCCCTGCTCTCCCGGTTCCGGCAGCGAAGGACGGCTCCAGGAGGGCGGAGACGGCCGGACGGGAGCCGGTCCTGGAGAGCCCGGTATAG